The genomic window GGCCGCCTTGTTGCCTGCAAAACGGATATGAGCCAAAAAATAAGCATCGGAACAGAAGAAATAGATCTTGACGAACTCGACCGACGCATTCCGGAACTAGGCCTGAACGTCCCTTGCTGCGCGAAAGGTGGCGATGGCGAAGACGGCGTTAGTGGTCCGTCGTCGTCCCTCTGTCATGTCTTCGATAACCTGTCCAGCTGGAATTACGTCCTGTGGCACGTCGGCTTACAGCTGCGAGAATTCCGGGTTCCCGGTAGACTTTCGCTGGAACTAGTTGTCTACAAGGACGGTGGCGGCTGCGCACACCAGGCGCGCACCCGTGACGCGAGGATTCTGTTTCACGTCCTCCTGGTACGGCACGGCTGCGTCGAGAGCCTGCACCTGGACGAAGCCCTCGTGGAAGGCGCTGGACTCGGCGAGTGCCGGGAGTTGGTCGTCTCGGCCCTTCGCCAAAACACGAGCCTCCAAGCGTTGACCGTCTGGCGGCTTTGCGAGTACACGTGAGTACAACCCGAAACGCTGTTCCTGGAATGCAAGAGGGACTTGTGGCCGGTGTAGTCTGTACGGCTGCTTAATCGCGGGAGGTGCAGGATTCCACTTTTATATACGCGAGTTGGGCTGCTTGGTGCGAATAGACCTGAAACATAAGTGACTagtgcggaaaaaaaaaacacggtgaaGAAAGTGGAGAGGATCTGCCACTGATGTGTCTAGCAAGTGCTGCAAGCAGATTACGTGAGAAAAGGTGTCCAAGCCCCGTATTCtaaaacgtcccttcactcaacgcttccccttcacttgagaaaaccgATTGGAGCGctgtctctaggcacggcaatatactgcatatcagcgatagtctaCTGGGATTCTTCAGTAGCGCAGCGTCGTTTTCAGCTGAGCGgtagcgcagtgctcaactctgtcaagtgaaggctgaaattcgagtcgaggagcgtttgtgaatacgggggttagtgttCCGTCGCTGGCTCTCGTAAATAAGTAATGCGCATACCTTGAAATGAATTTCATCATTTAACTCCTCGGTTAAGTGTGTATTGTGGGGATTAAAGAGGTTCAAGCTTCAGTAGTAAATGCGGGCGCCCTcagtgagaattttttttttttctgtgtggggCAGTTTTAATGTTGTACGTTTTTCAGCGAGTAATTATTCACGTGAAGTTAGCATTGCGTGCGGCCTATTTCCTTCGCATTCGTCTTTCATGCGTTAATGAGTTATGCTCAAAAAGTTCGTTTATACTTGTGTTACATCGCCTTGTGTTACTTCGCACACATTGAACCAGTGTGGGCCGCATATGACTAATCAAAGCAACCGGGCTGCTGACAGTCTTCGGGAATGCGTACGcgcaggtctttttttttttcgtgaaaggcATTGGGTGCGGATACATGAAGAAAGAACAGCACCAGATAACGATAACACCGACTATCAACTGACACTGTGCTGAGCTGGCGAAAAATGCGGCAGACACAAAACGTATTTGTGCATTCTCGAGGATGGTAGCACAGTCTTCGAATCAGGCGATTGCGCATGTGTGCTCGAAGAAAAGCGACGTAGAGCTTCAATTTCTTTTCCATGCAAGCTAAACGAAGGCATCCTCATGGATGGGCTTTCACTACTGCCGATTTACTTGATCATACAAAACGTGTTTCTTCACTGCCGTGTCTTTTGAAACGGACTATTTACTGAACCAGGGAACGAGTTTGCAACCGCGACAGTGCAGACAGTGCAAAGATGATTCTCCGCCTAAGGAATGCTTATGCCCCATTATGATCTGTTTACTGCAACGACGCGTTTGACGTGCGAGCGGCTGCAGAGTCAAGCAACATTTTGAACTATACTCTTACTTCCGTCCGGAAACTTGTTGGTACGTTTCGCCACACAAATGTCAGTCCTACTTAACCGACTAATTCGTTCCCCAAACTGTCACAACTTATTGTTAGCCGAAGAAACGACGTTAACATTGTATGTACGACTGTCATTCATAAATCAACTGTGATGTATAAACGCGCCAGTACTTGGCCATGTACTTCTTTTCAGGCATGTTACGTGGCGCCGTGGGCTTCGAAATGTAAAACTTGGGGAACAATGGTACCATTCGATTTATTTTTCTGTCGCATGTAGCCGTGCATGCAGTTCtgattttttttaaaactttatGTTGCTACGAGAGCCGCTATCTGAAGCTGTGATAGTGGcagtgataaaaaaaaacgaactttTTTTGCTGAAGCGTTACAAGAAACTTTGGATATCACCAGGAACTCGTAAGTTGAATATCAAGACGTATGTGAGTGGAGCATATAGCTGTAGAAAGCACCACACtcagctctttttttattttgacactTTGTTGCAGTTATTGTCCACCCattagctgtggcgcatacccactgcggGGTGTTGGCCAAGAATTGCTGCTGCGCCATGCCACATGTGCGCCACGAGGCTCCTTGCGACGTCTTCGAGCGTTAGCCTTCCTAAAAATGACGCTGGCACCTCTTACTTTCCTTAGACCTCTACAATACAGAATTAATGTAATGCATAACGTCAACTCCTGCCTTGTTGCGATTTGTTTAGCCTCGTTTGAATACGGTGAAGTGATGAACGTTTCTAAACGTTCAGCTACATTAGCTACAGCAGGGAGTGTAACGAgtctctaacccccgtattctagcaCGCCCCTTCACTCatcgctccaccttcacttgagaaagccgacaggagcgccatctctaggcagggaaaatcactgcatatcagtggtaattcgctgctattcttgagtagcgcagcgtcattttcagccgagcagcggcggaGTGCGCAATTCTGTCAAGTAAAAGGAgcaagtcgagtcgaggagcgtttgtgaatacggggggtaAAAGAAGCGTAATATGAACGCAGAAAGCTGCGGCTCTCGTTTTGGGAATGTACTATTCCGCACGGCACGAAATAGCTTATGATTTTTTTTCGTGATCAATACTTGTAAACTAGCCTAGCTTTCACTCGTTGAGGCCTTCCTAGTTTGTGTATTTCAAGCTGCATTTTTTCAGTTGATTTCGATTTATATAGCAGAACATGTGCTCATTATTCTTACGCACAAAAAATATGTTCACGCTCAAATGTAGCTCTATCAATTCATGGATAGAATGCCATTGCACAGTTTGTTGCCGCTATTAAGGAAttacccgccacggtagtctagtcgCTAAGGCACTCGATTGCTGACCTGCAGGGTGCGGGATCTATAATTGTGGCCGCGGCGGCAGCGTTTTCGATGAAGgctaaaatgcttgaggcccacgtGCTTAAACTTAGGTGTACGTTAATAAAACACCAGATGTTCGAAATTcgcggaaccctccactacggtacGGTAGTTCTGAGGCGATAAACCCCATCAATCATTAATAAGGAATTGATTTTTTTATCGAGTGGCCGTACTAGTTGACCCTAATGAGCGTACTGAAATGCTAAAGCTGATGAATAAGTGAAGCATCTCTATAAAACTTTACTGCCAAGTCTGATTCTATGATATTTTGGACGTGTGGCATGTTTTTGTGGAAATacatgagcgcacaaggtagaaggaaaaacACTTGACAGGAAATACGCTCAACTTACAACCGAACTTTTATTAGAAAACAATCattgcacgagaacacaaacGCGCAGGCGCAACCAACTATCACTTCAAGGTACCACACCTCATGCTACTCCCCCCAAAGAAAAGACGGTAAACGTTTATCTACTTCAACAGCTTAAAAAAGACACATCAATTTCACTTAGTGCTACCGAAGGAACActgaaaggggggagggggttggGTGGCACCTTGAGGTGATATATAGTTGGTTGCGCCTGCGCGTTTTTGTTCTCGTgcaatgaatgttttttttaagttcataatcatatagtgattttgggacgttaaaccccacatatcaatcaatcaatcaactgtaagttgagcgtctttcctgtcaagcttctaccttgtgcgctcacatatttccacattatgttgTACCGACTGGCCCAGCATTGCACTTTATTGGCATGTTTTGTAACGTTTAGGTAATCAGTTCCGCAGGTGTATGCTGTGTTTGCGCATTATGCAGTCGTACCATCACACTACTAACATATTCCACAGTATATGGGTGGTCGCGTCAGGCGCAACCACTGGACAGTAAAAGCAACAGTAGTGTTTTACTATGGGATCAGAAACGCAGTCGAAGATAGCAGAGCGTTACAAAGAGTGACgaagtgaaaaactttgccggATAGAAATTAAATCAGCTCGCAGAGATCATAATAAACTGCAGATAACTTAGAGAGGCCTTGATTATATCGTAGACATAAGTAGGCGGAGAATGAAGATGGTTATATTTTTCACTGTGAAGCTTGTAGTTGGTTTATGAATGTcaggggcctgtgtactgtgcgatgtcagtgcacgacaAATAACACcgaatggtcaaaatttccgaagccctgcgCTACGGTGTCTCTGTCAtatcggggttttgggacgtaaaacccgacATATTACCATTATTGGCTGTTTGAATGAACTCCGCGTTTGTTATCCCTCTCAATGTGATGTCTACTTCAGTGCAATTAGTGTgtacaaatgaaagaaaagttaGTTAGGCACACTGTTTTCCCTGTCAGATACACTTATCCTGCCGAAATTTGCCATTTTTCTACCCACAGAAGCGTCCGTTCGGACCTGTTTGAAGCCATTGGCACTATGACGAACCTGCGTGAGCTGGCGCTGGACAGCACCTTACCGCGTTCGTTTGTTCAGGACGCTCTTTGTCCGCTTCTTGTGGACACCACGTGTCTGACAACCCTGTCAACAGTGGGGATTATTCACGACGACGAAACCGGTAAGCGTCTAAGCGACGCACTCCTGCGCAACGAAACTGTCGAGACATTGTCTGTTCAATATAGCATCCTGAATACGGGCCAGGATAACGAACGTTCCGTATTCTGTGACTTCCTGGCCAACAGCACACGGCTAACCTCTCTGAGCGTGCAAGGCGAACCCGGGTGTCCCTACTTCACCGACCCCATTATCAAAAGCATCGTCTCACCCCTCTTCTTCAGCACCAGGCTCCGTAAGCTCCGACTATGCAGCTTCCGGTTATCGCCCGACTGCGCGGCTCTGCTGGCTTATCTCGTTTCCCGACAAGGTTGCCTCGAGATTCTGGACATAGGCGACTGTCTCTGGAGCCCCAAGGACTGGCTGCAACGATGCTCGACCGGTATACCTGCAGACGATGACCAAACTTGTCTCTGGATGGAGATGTTCGATTTTACGGCGCCGGTTCAACTCTCTTTTATGGCCCTCAGTTACGATGAACTCAAGCTGAACGAACTGCGGGATCTGTTGAACACCGTCGTTGCCATCGAGTCTCTCAAAGCAGTATCGCTGAGAAAGGTGCCGTTGGACGAACTGAAGGCAGTCTGCCGAGTCATCAGGGAGGCCGGAATGCTTAGCCGGGTCCACATAGAGGAGGTCTACTACGTCGATTCTTCTACGCTATCTAATCTTCAAGAGTATCCGGAGGCGTTATCTAAGGTGGTGATCAGGTCCTTCGCCGAGACGGGTCCACAAGCGTTTGCAGAAGCAGTCCAGCTAGCCTGCTACTGCTATCGGGTCACCATGCTCGAACTCCAGCTGGCTCGGGGATTCCTCTCAAACGTCCTGGCTTTCCGCAAGCTGAGCGAGTACTTGAGCACCGCTGTATCGCTAAGGCAGCTTTCGCTAACAGGACGTGACGAAGCGCATCTCGGCCGTACTCTTAGATCGGCAAAGCAACCTTACAGCGTACTCCTCGACTTAATCTTCAAGAACTCGGCGATCAGAATTCTGCGGATAACTGATTTCTACGTGGGCGAGGAGAACTTGCGTTTCCTGGCTGACGAAGTTTGTGCCAGCAAGACCCTGTGTTGGCTCATCTTCTCATCCGTGGACAACGCAGAAAACGACACTTTCGTTCGGTTGATAGCCGCCAAGTTTCGCGATAACGTGACCATGTCTTATTTGAATGTCCTGGAACGCACAGACTGTGTGGACGATGAGTGGTTCGTCATTGAAGACGTCATCAGCCGCAATACTGGACACCTGACGTGCGCCGCGCACTATATTTTAGGAAAGGACCGCTCCCCGCGCTGCGCGGATGCCTTCGAGATTGTTCGAGGCACGAATGCTCTCATGAGTAGAGTCGACAACCTCAAGCAACAGGTCTAAGGCACGGGCATATTTCCAAAGACATCCGATCTTTAGACCCGTATAGGAGAATTATGAGGGTAGGGTCGCGTTTTGAGCAAGCCTAACAAGACGAAAAGGACAGTCATGTTCTTTGATACCGTAAAAGTACATTTAATTTCATCAGTTACCATTGTCAGAATTCTCATATGGCTTTGTTTTTAGGTACTTTGTTGTGCGCATTGTaggtagaaaagaagaaaaatgtcaGAATTCGCCTATCATACGAACCTGCTTTCGTTACGACAATATGAACCACAAGTGCTTCATTAGTATTGCGTTTTAATTTTTATAGGCATGTCTTGTGACCAAATCTCTTGCTCATGTTCATTACTCTTACTGGCTTCACATTTATCTCGGACATGTAAATGTTTTAAATTTGACATTGCCTCTTCTTTTATGATGTCATTTGAATAAACTGAGTGCTGCTATCAACGTGCCTGTGGGGCAGTTTATTTTGCATTAAGTCTTGGTGAAACGGAGACTTTAACCTGATCGCGAAAATCCCGGAAAGCCACGTACTCTCATGTAGTCTTTGATTCACCCGAATGCTCTCTGATGCTTCTTTCTGAACATTACGTAAATGAAACTTGCCACTGTGATTACGTATCCCTTATAACGCGATAGCGTGGAAAGGCTCGTTTCGCAGCAATTCCGACGTctgtgtcggcgtcgttggttgcgagcgaaaaatcatcttatgcgggaccgaaaaatcgagaatcATGCCAATAAAAAAGTGATAAAAAATCTTTGAGCACagtggggaccgaaccagggttgtttacCCAAGGGGAAATCGAACCCGGTTGTTTACAAGGCAAGCGAATGTTCTGCCACACTGCGAtgtctctgcttgtgaaaacagtgaaagtgGCTTTCATGTTTCACAAACACACGCTTCCGGTacgcatgcttcacaatgcaatatGAAATGTTGCAGTTACATTGAGTGGTACAAGCGACCATTGCCAACGGTGTCGGCATATGTGaatatcataatggctccgtggttgaaagccgctaccccactacaaaaggcgcacacgctactgcgcctattccctttaaggagccctccaacacttttgaagcacatatattttgtatgtgtttggCATAGACCGATGGCCGGGGATAATTTTAGTACAGGTCAAAGCACCGATATCATATCATTTAGTATATTAATCGTGCAATAAAGTCACCTCATTGCTGCCGACCGCGTCGGCGCACAGTGGCGCTCGCTAGAACTACGCGGGCGGAAATGACGACGATTAGCGCAGCCTATCACAGGATGTGTAAAGCCTCGCTCCGAAGCAAAAGGACCTGCTTGAGTTCTTACAAGTCGGGGAGGCTCATTTCTACCATCTTTATTCAGCTGTTCGACCGCGTAAACAAAACGGCGTGGTCAGGCACCATGTTGCCTGTTGCTATAACAACAGCGTAATAAACACATTTGACTGAACAGGCAACAATGGTGTACGAGCTTCCTCTATTTGAGAGCTTTCAGCCCGTGTCATTGGAGGACTCCTGCAACGTGAAACAGGAAGTGAAAAGTGGTCATGTCACCCCGCGAAATTTGAGTAGAGGGTAGGCT from Rhipicephalus microplus isolate Deutch F79 chromosome 7, USDA_Rmic, whole genome shotgun sequence includes these protein-coding regions:
- the LOC142767330 gene encoding uncharacterized protein LOC142767330; translated protein: MSQKISIGTEEIDLDELDRRIPELGLNVPCCAKGGDGEDGVSGPSSSLCHVFDNLSSWNYVLWHVGLQLREFRVPGRLSLELVVYKDGGGCAHQARTRDARILFHVLLVRHGCVESLHLDEALVEGAGLGECRELVVSALRQNTSLQALTVWRLCEYTSVRSDLFEAIGTMTNLRELALDSTLPRSFVQDALCPLLVDTTCLTTLSTVGIIHDDETGKRLSDALLRNETVETLSVQYSILNTGQDNERSVFCDFLANSTRLTSLSVQGEPGCPYFTDPIIKSIVSPLFFSTRLRKLRLCSFRLSPDCAALLAYLVSRQGCLEILDIGDCLWSPKDWLQRCSTGIPADDDQTCLWMEMFDFTAPVQLSFMALSYDELKLNELRDLLNTVVAIESLKAVSLRKVPLDELKAVCRVIREAGMLSRVHIEEVYYVDSSTLSNLQEYPEALSKVVIRSFAETGPQAFAEAVQLACYCYRVTMLELQLARGFLSNVLAFRKLSEYLSTAVSLRQLSLTGRDEAHLGRTLRSAKQPYSVLLDLIFKNSAIRILRITDFYVGEENLRFLADEVCASKTLCWLIFSSVDNAENDTFVRLIAAKFRDNVTMSYLNVLERTDCVDDEWFVIEDVISRNTGHLTCAAHYILGKDRSPRCADAFEIVRGTNALMSRVDNLKQQV